The sequence CTGCTGAACGCTACGCCAGATTTCGACGATTTGGTGTTTTACTACGAGTGTTATTTAATTCTTTTTTTCTGCGGTTCGCCGTTGTACCTCATTATGAGAATGATTTGAACAACCGCACGGTTGCGCTCCACACTCTCTCCATAAAACTGCCATTTCCGCTAAACAGGCGAGTTGTAGACTTCCTGCCAACCCTTATTGCTCAAAATACACTCACTTAAAGAGTCTGAAACCTGTTACCCAGAATGAATAACCTTAATAACAATCGTCGTTCTCCAGATACAGCTGGCGTTATGTACTCACTTAAAAAACTCGCGGTACGTCACCGGAAAAAACTGGTTGTGACTTTTTTCCTTGTCGTGGCTGAAAACGTGATGTTTTTACTGTATCCCGTTCTGGCAGGCATCGCGATTAATGCCATTCTTGCGGGTAAGACACTTAACGCCGCACTGTACGGACTGATGGTGCTCTGTATGTGGATCATAGGTGCGACAAGACGGAGTGTTGATACGCGAACGTTTGCTCGTATTTATGCCGGGCTTGCGGTCTCCGTTGTGCTTTCACAGCGGAAATACCAGCTTAACCATTCGGCTATCGCCGCCAGGGTCACACTCTCGCGCGAGTATGTGGATTTCTTTGAAATGCACTTGCCCCTGCTTATTACCTCGCTGAGTTCTCTCTTTGGTGCGGCAATCATGCTGTTATTTATCGAATTCTGGGCCGGCATCATGTGCTGTGCAATCGTCATCATTCTGATGGGATTTGTCTCGGAATATGCCCGTAAAAATGAATGGTTATTCATGCGCCTGAATAATCGTCTTGAGAAGGAAGTTGATTATGTTCATAAGGCAGGCACCGCCACCCTTCACCGCCATTACGTCACGCTTGCACGTTTACGCATTGCGTTATCGGACCGGGAGGCGTGGGGCTATTTATGGGTGGGTATACTCGTTGCCCTGCTTTTTACGCTGACCATTATCTGGATGACGCAATCGGCTGGCATCACCGCCGGACATATTTATTCCGTGATGACATACATGTGGATGTTCGCGACAAGTCTCGATGACGCCCCGCAGCTTCTTGAGAAATTTTCTCAGCTCAGGGATATCGGTAAACGCGTATCAGCCGATGACGAAATTCACGTATCTGGACGTTAATTTAATGCCTCATTTTTTTATTGAACGCCCCGTATTCGCCTGGGTAGTGGCGCTTTTTATTGTCCTGACGGGTGTCCTGTCTATACCCCGGTTGCCGGTTGCGCAGTATCCGGCGGTGGCACCGCCGGGGATCATTATTTCTGTCACTTATCCGGGGGCCAGCCCCGATATCATGAATACGTCCGTGGTGTCGCTCATCGAGCGTGAAATATCGGGCGTGGATAATTTGCTCTATTTCGAATCATCCAGCGACACAACCGGTTCTGCATCTATTACCGTGACCTTTAAGCCCGGCACAGATATTAAGCTGGCACAGATGGATCTTCAGAACCAGATCAAGATTGTAGAGCCACGTTTGCCGCAGGCGGTCAGGCAAAATGGCATCAACGTCGAGGCGGCCAATTCCGGATTTTTAATGATGGTGGGGTTGAAGTCCACAACCGGCAAATTTGAAGAGGCGGATTTAAGCGATTATTTTGCCCGCAACGTCAGCGACGAACTACGCCGTGTGCCGGGAGTCGGAAAAGTCCAGCTGTTTGGTGGCGAAAAAGCGCTGCGCATCTGGCTGGATCCCATGCAGCTGCACAGTTACGGGCTTTCGGTGAGCGATGTTCTTACCGCTGTAGGTCAGCAAAATGCCCTTGTTTCGCCGGGGAAAACGGGAGACGAACCGGAAACTGCAGGACAAGGCGTAACCTATCCCATCACAGTGAAAGGGCAACTCACTTCTGTAGAGGCTTTCAGAAACATTACCCTTAAAGCAGATGCGTCTGGCGCAAGGCTGAAACTGTCCGACGTTGCGCGGATTGAGTCTGGCCTGCAAAGTTACGCTTTCGGTATCCGCGAAAATGGGGTGCCGGCAACAGCTGCGGCAATCCAGTTGTCGCCAGGCGCCAATGCGATGAGCACGGCGTCAGGCGTACGTGCACGTATCGACGAACTTTCTCAGGTGTTGCCGGAAGGAATGGCGTTTACGGTTCCCTTCGATACCGCACCGTTTGTAAAGCTGTCCATCATGAAGGTGGTGCAAACCTTTGTGGAAGCGATGGTCCTTGTCTTTCTCGTTATGCTGCTGTTTTTACATAAGATACGCTGTACGCTTATCCCCGCGATTGTGGCCCCCGTCGCGCTGCTGGGCACCTTCACAGTGATGCTATTGAGTGGATACTCGATCAATATTCTGACCATGTTCGGCATGGTGCTGGCGATAGGGATTATCGTGGATGACGCCATTGTGGTCGTGGAGAACGTTGAACGGCTGATGGAAGAAAAAAACCTTTCTCCGCGCGACGCTACCCGGGAGGCCATGGCCGAAATCACCCCGGCAATTATCGGGATCACGCTGGTACTTACCGCTGTCTTTATACCCATGGGTTTTGCTGATGGGTCCGTAGGCATTATTTATCGACAATTTTGTATTTCCATGGCGGTATCCATACTGTTGTCGGCATTTCTTGCCCTCACGCTGACTCCCGCGCTTTGTGCGACGTTGCTTAAGCCCCACAGAGCGCAAAAACACGGTGGCGGCAGGTTCGCGGTAGGCTTTAACGCCCGTTTTCATACCCTGACGACATGGTACGAATCCGGCCTGGGCGCGGTTCTGAAACGAACCGGCCGAATGCTGCTTCTGTATGTTGCGCTTTGTGCTGCGCTATTTTTTGGATTGTCTTCGCTGCCCTCATCCTTTCTGCCGGACGAAGATCAGGGCTATTTTATGTCCTCTATTCAGCTTCCCTCTGATGCCACAATGCAGCGCACCCTGAAAGTAGTAAAAACATTTGAACAGGAAATTGCGACCCGACCGGATATTGAAAGCAACATTATGATCCTGGGTTTTGGGTTTTCAGGATCAGGACCGAATTCGGCCATGGCATTCACCACGCTGAAGGACTGGAAAGAAAGGCACGGCTCTACAGCCGAGGATGAAGCCGACCATATGCAGGCCAGTATGGCAAACGTCTCTGATGCCGTAACGATGAGCCTGCTCCCGCCTGCCATTTCGGATATGGGCACCTCGTCGGGCTTCACCTGGTACGTGCAGGACAGAGCGGGACTGGGCTACGAGGCGTTAAAGCAGGCGGCCGATGCGCTGGTGCTGAAAGCGAATCAACGTCCTGAACTGAGTGGCGTGTATATCGACGGCCTGCCGGAAGGCACTAGCCTGGCGCTTCAGATTGACCGGGAAAAAGCGGAAGCTCTGGGCGTCTCATTTGATGAAATCAACCAGACGCTCTCCGTCACCATGGGTTCAAACTACGTTAATGACTACACGAACAATGGGCGTGTTCAGCAGGTGATTATCCAGGCCGATGCGCCTTACCGAATGCAACCTGAGCAGATCCTGAAATTATCCGTTAAAAACCGCCAGGGGCAGAGGGTGCCAGTGTCAACGTTTGCGACGCTCTCCTGGAACGTTGCACCGCAGCAACTAACGCGTTATCAGGGGTATTCTGCTATCCGCATTACCGGCAGTGCGGCCACCGGTGAATCCAGCGGTACCGCAATGAAAGTTATGGAGAATTTGTCCAGGGATTTACCTCAGGGCTTGGCGGGAGAATGGGCCGGGAGCTCATTGCAGGAAATAAAATCCCAGTCGCAGCTCCCGGGTCTGATCGTCCTGTCGATTCTGGTGGTGTTTATGGTGCTCGCTGCCCTGTATGAGAGCTGGTCAATACCTTTTGCCGTCATGCTGGTGGTGCCATTGGGACTGATCGGTGCAGTCATGGCCGTGTCTGTTGCCGGCATGACGAATGATGTTTTCTTCAAGGTCGGCCTTATCACCCTGATAGGCCTGTCTGCCAAGAACGCCATATTGATTGTGGAGTTTGCCAGACAGTTGCATCGTGAAGGGAACCCTCTGGTGGCGGCAACGATACAGGCCGCAAGCCAGCGCCTGCGCCCTATTCTGATGACATCGTTAGCCTTTACGTTGGGAGTGGTTCCCTTAATGCTGGCCAGTGGCGCAAGTGACAGCACACAACACGCCATCGGCACCGGTGTCTTTGGCGGCATGATTAGCGGTACGCTTCTCGCGATCTTCTTCGTCCCGGTTTTCTTTATTGTCATCGCGCGTTTCATAGAAAGCGCCAGGAAAGGGTCACTATCGTGAGGGATCGCCCATCCACGCTGGTTGGATGAGGCGAAGCTGCTGCCGGGTGATATACTGGACAAATGCTGAAATTTTGAACCCACGCCTCACCTTCTGGGGCATTCGTCTTTGGCGATCGGCGAGAAATATCGTGACACAAGGGGCTGTGAGTGGGCTATAATTTCGAGCTAATTTCGAATGATTTTGAAATACTGCCTGTAACGCTATGAATTACAAGGCAAAATAAGCAATGAATATAAGGATTAAAGCTATGGGTTTTCTTTCCGGTAAGCGCATTCTGGTGACTGGCGTTGCCAGCAAACTGTCCATCGCATACGGCATCGCACAGGCAATGCATCGTGAAGGCGCTGAGCTGGCGTTCACCTACCAGAACGACAAGCTGAAAGGCCGTGTTGAAGAGTTTGCCGCGCAGCTGGGTTCCAGCATCGTTCTGGAATGTGACGTTGCACAAGATGAAAGCATCGATGGCATGTTTGCTGAGCTGGCAAAAGCATGGCCGAAATTCGACGGTTTCGTTCACTCCATCGGCTTCGCGCCTGGCGACCAGCTGGACGGTGACTATGTGAACGCGGTTACCCGTGATGGCTTTAAAATCGCTCACGACATCAGCTCCTACAGCTTCGTTGCGATGGCTAAATCTTGCCGCGCGATGCTGAACCCGGGCGCAGCGCTGTTGACCCTGTCCTACCTGGGCGCGGAACGTGCTATCCCTAACTACAACGTGATGGGTCTGGCTAAAGCGTCTCTGGAAGCCAACGTACGCTATATGGCGAACGCAATGGGTCCTGAAGGTGTGCGTGTTAACGCCATCTCCGCGGGTCCTATCCGCACCCTGGCGGCGTCCGGCATCAAAGATTTCCGTAAAATGCTGGCGCACTGCGAAGCGGTTACCCCGATTCGTCGTACTGTTACCATTGAAGATGTGGGTAACTCTGCTGCATTCCTGTGCTCTGACCTGTCCGCGGGTATCTCCGGTGAAGTGGTTCACGTTGACGGCGGCTTCAACATCGCTGCAATGAACGAGCTGGAAATTAAATAAGCTCAGACTCTCTTCCCGCACGGGAAGAGAGTTTTCCCCCGCACCATCCCCTCGTTATTCCGTTCTGCTATTTGTTATCACCTAACAATATTTTTCCCTTTATCTGCGTTACGCCAGGATATTGATCGCCATTTTGAGATCAAGGAACGCCCATGGAACAACGCCGTTTTTCCGGCAAAGGCCACTGGTATCACGAAACCCAGTCAAACCACGCGCAGTCGGATGCGCTGCCCCTGATGCCCGAAGCCGCTAACGTCGACGATCGTTTTTTGCTCGATTTAGCCCTGCCCGATGAGATTGTCGCCGCCTGTACCGGCTGGCTTGCCCCTGCCAGAGCCTTATGCCATCAGCTGTTTCCCCTCTCACTTCCCGTCAATCGTCTGCGAACGCTCAGCGCCTATGACCGGTTAAGTACCGCGTTGACGGTTGCGCAGGCCTGTGGCGTTCAGCGGCTATGCAACCATTACGCCGCCCTTCTTGCTCCGCTGCCGGGTCCTGACTCCTCCCGCGAAAGTAACCGGCGGCTGGCGCAAATCACGCAGTATGCCCGTCAGCTCGCCAGCTCACCGGATGTCATTGATGACAAGGCGCGAAACCAGCTTGATGAGGTGGGTCTCTCTACCTATGACATTGTGGTGATTAACCAGATCATCGGCTTTATCGGTTTTCAGGCGCGCGTGGTTGCGGTCTTTCAGGCTCTGCTTGGCCATCCCGTTCGCTGGTTGCCGGGCCATCATATTCAGCCGCACACCCTGCCAGCGTGCGCCGGTAGGTGGATAGCGCTTCTTCCCGTGGTCGAGCTTCGCTATGCGAGTGCGCATCAGCTTGAGTCCCTCTCCCGCTGGCAGGCAGAACCTGCGCTTGAGGCGCTGACACCCGTCCTGTGCCATGAACCGACCTTGCTCGACCTGACGGGAGAGATCCTGATAAACAGCCGGGAAGAGAGTGCGCTTTCCCCGCCGTCGCTTTTGGCAGCAGTCGACTTGCTGACACGCTCGCCGGACCGCTTTAGTGCCGCGTAGTTTACCCCACTCATGGAAGAAGGACTGACTGTCGCCCAGGCGATCAACCGCCTGTCTCAAAGCGCGTTTGAGGGTTGGCTTAATCGACTAAAACTCGCGGCTGGCAAAGCGGAATAACCACACGCATTCCCCAAAGACCGCTTGCTGTAGAAGTGAGAATCGCGTAAAACTGTCAACCGCTCAATGGCTACGAAAATAGAACATTATGTTTCAGGACAACCCGCTGCTAGCGCAGCTTAAACAGCAACTGCATTCCCAGACGCCGCGTGCAGAAGGGGTCGTGAAAGCCACGGAAAAGGGCTTTGGCTTCCTTGAAGTTGACGCGCAGAAAAGCTACTTCATTCCGCCACCGCAGATGAAGAAAGTGATGCATGGCGATCGCGTCATGGCCGTCATTCATACAGAGAAGGAACGTGAATCCGCTGAGCCGGAAGAACTGATTGAACCGTTCCTGACCCGCTTTGTCGGTAAGGTACAGCGAAAAGACGATCGTCTTTCTATCGTGCCGGATCATCCCCTGTTGAAAGATGCCATTCCCTGCCGGGCCGCCCGCGGCGTTGAGCATGATTTTAAAGAAGGTGACTGGGCCGTAGCAGAAATGCGCCGTCATCCTCTGAAAGGCGACCGTGGTTTCTATGCAGAACTGACGCAGTTCATCACCTTTGGCGATGACCATTTCGTCCCGTGGTGGGTCACGCTGGCACGCCATAATCTTGAAAAAGAAGCGCCGAACGGCGTAGCGACTGAAATGCAGGACGAAGGTTTGACGCGCCGCGATCTCACTGCGCTGGAATTTGTCACCATCGACAGCGCCAGCACAGAAGATATGGACGATGCGCTCTACGCTGAAGAGAGCGCCGATGGCAAACTGCATCTGACCGTCGCCATTGCCGATCCTACCGCCTGGATTGCACAAGGCAGTAAACTGGACGAAACGGCCAAAATCCGTGCGTTTACCAACTACCTGCCAGGCTTTAACATCCCGATGCTGCCGCGCGAACTGTCAGACGATCTCTGCTCGCTGCGCCCAAATGAAGTGCGCCCGGCTCTCGCCTGCCGCATGACCATCGCCGAGGATGGGACGATTGAAGACGATATCGAATTCTTTGCCGCCACCATCGAATCCAAAGCCAAGCTGGCCTATGACAATGTCTCTGACTGGCTGGAAAACACCGGCAACTGGAAACCTGAATCTGATGCCATTGCGGCGCAGATTCGTCTGCTGCACCGTATTTGCCTGAAGCGTGGCGAATGGCGTACAACCCACGCCCTGGTGTTCAAAGATCGTCCGGACTACCGTTTTGTTCTCGGTGAGAAAGGCGAAGTGCTGGATATCGTGGCCGAGCCGCGACGCATTGCTAACCGCATCGTCGAAGAAGCGATGATTTCCGCCAACATTTGCGCCGCACGCGTGCTGCGCGACAAGCTGGGCTTTGGAATTTACAACGTTCACACCGGATTCGATCCGGCCAATACCGAAGCGCTGGCGGCCCTGCTGAAGAATCACGATGTGCATGTTGATCCGGAAGAAGTCCTGACGCTGCCAGGATTCTGCAAGCTTCGCCGCGAGCTGGACGCACAGCCATCCGGTTTCCTTGATAGCCGTATTCGCCGCTTCCAGTCCTTCGCTGAAATCAGCACCGAACCAGGCCCGCACTTCGGCCTCGGTCTGGAAGCTTACGCCACCTGGACATCCCCAATTCGTAAATATGGCGACATGGTTAACCACCGTCTGCTGAAAGCGATTATCAAAGGCGAAACGATTGCACGCCCTCAGGACGACACGACCGTGCAGATGGCAGAACGTCGCCGTCTGAACCGCATGGCGGAACGTGACGTTGGAGACTGGCTGTACGCGCGTTTCCTGCAGGATAAAGCCGGAACCGACACCCGCTTCGCTGCGGAGATTATTGATATCAGCCGCGGCGGGATGCGTGTCCGTCTGGTGGATAACGGTGCTGTCGCCTTTATCCCTGCCCCATTCCTGCATGCCGTTCGTGACGAACTGGTCTGTAGCCAGGAAAGTGGCACCGTGCAGATTAAAGGTGAAACAGTTTACAAAGTCACTGAGGTGATTGACGTAACTATCGCTGAAGTCCGCATGGATACCCGCAGTATTATCGCGCGACCAGCTGTCTGATAACCCGCTAAATTGTCGGCCATTTCCGTTCGGGAAGGCCGACAATTTTTCTTTTTAACCCGCCCCACAAATTCATCATTTTTTCTGACTATTTTCCGATTCCCCCCGCCCAAAATGGCCATAATTATCTACAGTAAAAGAGTGCCGTCATATTCGGTCACCTGAATAGCTGGATGCTCAGTATTCTTTTTTGGCAGACTCGTTTTATTATAAGAAAGCAGGGAAAAACAATACGTTCACTTCGGTTTTACCGCTGTTTCACAACGGAAAAGTCGACTGCAAATGAATAATTTGTGCGCTAATGAGTAGCAGCGGGAGAAATCATGATCGACGATCTTGAGCAGAATTTGCTGTTTCGTTACATGGGTACTCACAGTCCGTGGTGGCGATTGTCGGCAGACAGCAACGCTCTGCACCTTGCCGCCA comes from Enterobacter kobei and encodes:
- a CDS encoding ABC transporter six-transmembrane domain-containing protein — its product is MYSLKKLAVRHRKKLVVTFFLVVAENVMFLLYPVLAGIAINAILAGKTLNAALYGLMVLCMWIIGATRRSVDTRTFARIYAGLAVSVVLSQRKYQLNHSAIAARVTLSREYVDFFEMHLPLLITSLSSLFGAAIMLLFIEFWAGIMCCAIVIILMGFVSEYARKNEWLFMRLNNRLEKEVDYVHKAGTATLHRHYVTLARLRIALSDREAWGYLWVGILVALLFTLTIIWMTQSAGITAGHIYSVMTYMWMFATSLDDAPQLLEKFSQLRDIGKRVSADDEIHVSGR
- a CDS encoding multidrug efflux RND transporter permease subunit — protein: MPHFFIERPVFAWVVALFIVLTGVLSIPRLPVAQYPAVAPPGIIISVTYPGASPDIMNTSVVSLIEREISGVDNLLYFESSSDTTGSASITVTFKPGTDIKLAQMDLQNQIKIVEPRLPQAVRQNGINVEAANSGFLMMVGLKSTTGKFEEADLSDYFARNVSDELRRVPGVGKVQLFGGEKALRIWLDPMQLHSYGLSVSDVLTAVGQQNALVSPGKTGDEPETAGQGVTYPITVKGQLTSVEAFRNITLKADASGARLKLSDVARIESGLQSYAFGIRENGVPATAAAIQLSPGANAMSTASGVRARIDELSQVLPEGMAFTVPFDTAPFVKLSIMKVVQTFVEAMVLVFLVMLLFLHKIRCTLIPAIVAPVALLGTFTVMLLSGYSINILTMFGMVLAIGIIVDDAIVVVENVERLMEEKNLSPRDATREAMAEITPAIIGITLVLTAVFIPMGFADGSVGIIYRQFCISMAVSILLSAFLALTLTPALCATLLKPHRAQKHGGGRFAVGFNARFHTLTTWYESGLGAVLKRTGRMLLLYVALCAALFFGLSSLPSSFLPDEDQGYFMSSIQLPSDATMQRTLKVVKTFEQEIATRPDIESNIMILGFGFSGSGPNSAMAFTTLKDWKERHGSTAEDEADHMQASMANVSDAVTMSLLPPAISDMGTSSGFTWYVQDRAGLGYEALKQAADALVLKANQRPELSGVYIDGLPEGTSLALQIDREKAEALGVSFDEINQTLSVTMGSNYVNDYTNNGRVQQVIIQADAPYRMQPEQILKLSVKNRQGQRVPVSTFATLSWNVAPQQLTRYQGYSAIRITGSAATGESSGTAMKVMENLSRDLPQGLAGEWAGSSLQEIKSQSQLPGLIVLSILVVFMVLAALYESWSIPFAVMLVVPLGLIGAVMAVSVAGMTNDVFFKVGLITLIGLSAKNAILIVEFARQLHREGNPLVAATIQAASQRLRPILMTSLAFTLGVVPLMLASGASDSTQHAIGTGVFGGMISGTLLAIFFVPVFFIVIARFIESARKGSLS
- the fabI gene encoding enoyl-ACP reductase FabI, which produces MGFLSGKRILVTGVASKLSIAYGIAQAMHREGAELAFTYQNDKLKGRVEEFAAQLGSSIVLECDVAQDESIDGMFAELAKAWPKFDGFVHSIGFAPGDQLDGDYVNAVTRDGFKIAHDISSYSFVAMAKSCRAMLNPGAALLTLSYLGAERAIPNYNVMGLAKASLEANVRYMANAMGPEGVRVNAISAGPIRTLAASGIKDFRKMLAHCEAVTPIRRTVTIEDVGNSAAFLCSDLSAGISGEVVHVDGGFNIAAMNELEIK
- a CDS encoding exoribonuclease II, which produces MFQDNPLLAQLKQQLHSQTPRAEGVVKATEKGFGFLEVDAQKSYFIPPPQMKKVMHGDRVMAVIHTEKERESAEPEELIEPFLTRFVGKVQRKDDRLSIVPDHPLLKDAIPCRAARGVEHDFKEGDWAVAEMRRHPLKGDRGFYAELTQFITFGDDHFVPWWVTLARHNLEKEAPNGVATEMQDEGLTRRDLTALEFVTIDSASTEDMDDALYAEESADGKLHLTVAIADPTAWIAQGSKLDETAKIRAFTNYLPGFNIPMLPRELSDDLCSLRPNEVRPALACRMTIAEDGTIEDDIEFFAATIESKAKLAYDNVSDWLENTGNWKPESDAIAAQIRLLHRICLKRGEWRTTHALVFKDRPDYRFVLGEKGEVLDIVAEPRRIANRIVEEAMISANICAARVLRDKLGFGIYNVHTGFDPANTEALAALLKNHDVHVDPEEVLTLPGFCKLRRELDAQPSGFLDSRIRRFQSFAEISTEPGPHFGLGLEAYATWTSPIRKYGDMVNHRLLKAIIKGETIARPQDDTTVQMAERRRLNRMAERDVGDWLYARFLQDKAGTDTRFAAEIIDISRGGMRVRLVDNGAVAFIPAPFLHAVRDELVCSQESGTVQIKGETVYKVTEVIDVTIAEVRMDTRSIIARPAV